Proteins from a genomic interval of Thermoanaerobacterium thermosaccharolyticum DSM 571:
- the prfB gene encoding peptide chain release factor 2 (programmed frameshift): MLADYKTEVLNLIDTIKEMGASLDIEGLKREVAEIDKKMAEPDFWNDLQKSQELSKKLKDLKELISEYESIEKLCEDLNALIELGIEEGDESLSQEVHEEYKSLSKKINDMKIKTLLSGPYDRNNAILSIHAGAGGTEAQDWTEMLLRMYMRWASSKNYEVETVDYLPGDDAGVKSVTIMVKGAFAYGYLKGEAGVHRLVRISPFDAAGRRHTSFALVEVLPEIDDDIKVDIRPEDLKIDTYRSSGAGGQHVNKTESAIRITHIPTGIIVQCQSERSQMQNRETAMKMLKAKLMDLMIKEQKEKIEDLKGEHKEAGWGNQIRSYVFQPYTLVKDHRTNFEVGNVNAVMDGDIDEFINAYLKQKVS; the protein is encoded by the exons GTGTTAGCAGATTATAAGACAGAAGTTTTAAATTTGATAGACACTATAAAAGAAATGGGGGCTTCTCTT GACATCGAAGGATTGAAAAGAGAAGTAGCAGAAATAGATAAAAAGATGGCAGAGCCGGACTTTTGGAATGATTTGCAAAAATCACAAGAATTATCTAAAAAATTGAAAGATTTGAAGGAACTCATATCAGAGTATGAGTCGATAGAAAAACTATGTGAAGACCTTAATGCCCTGATAGAATTAGGGATTGAGGAAGGAGATGAATCCCTTTCCCAAGAAGTTCACGAAGAGTACAAGTCGCTTTCCAAGAAGATAAATGACATGAAGATAAAAACGCTTTTAAGCGGACCTTACGATAGAAATAACGCTATCCTTTCAATACATGCCGGTGCAGGTGGAACAGAAGCGCAAGACTGGACTGAAATGTTGCTTCGCATGTATATGAGGTGGGCATCATCAAAAAATTATGAAGTTGAAACGGTGGACTATTTACCTGGTGATGATGCAGGTGTAAAAAGCGTAACTATAATGGTAAAAGGTGCATTTGCTTATGGGTATCTTAAGGGCGAAGCTGGTGTACACAGGCTAGTAAGGATTTCCCCTTTTGATGCAGCAGGAAGACGACATACATCATTTGCATTAGTTGAGGTTTTGCCAGAAATAGACGATGATATAAAAGTTGATATTAGACCTGAAGATCTAAAAATTGACACGTACAGGTCCTCTGGTGCAGGCGGTCAGCACGTAAATAAGACGGAATCAGCCATAAGGATAACTCATATACCGACAGGCATTATCGTTCAATGTCAGTCAGAGAGATCTCAGATGCAAAACAGGGAGACTGCTATGAAGATGCTGAAGGCTAAATTGATGGACCTTATGATAAAAGAGCAAAAGGAAAAAATCGAAGACTTAAAAGGTGAACACAAGGAAGCAGGATGGGGAAATCAGATAAGGTCGTATGTATTTCAGCCGTACACGCTTGTAAAAGACCACAGAACAAATTTTGAGGTAGGGAATGTCAACGCTGTAATGGATGGGGATATTGACGAATTTATCAATGCATACCTAAAGCAGAAAGTGTCTTAA
- the secA gene encoding preprotein translocase subunit SecA: MLGVLEKIFGSYSEREVKRIEPIADEVLSYEEEMSKLSDDELRGKTQEFKDRLKNGETLDDILPEAFAVVREAAWRTLKMKHFRVQIIGGIVLHQGRIAEMKTGEGKTLVATLPAYLNALEGKGVHIVTVNDYLAKRDRDWMGKIYEFLGMSVGVILHDMDSEERKKAYAADITYGTNNEFGFDYLRDNMVIYKEEMVQRHLNYAIVDEVDSILIDEARTPLIISGVGEKSTDLYKRADTFVRTLKNEEDYTIDEKARAVSLTEKGIEKAERFFNLANLADLENIEISHNINQALKAHAIMKRDKDYVVKDGEVIIVDEFTGRLMFGRRYSEGLHQAIEAKEGVKVERESKTLATITFQNYFRMYDKLSGMTGTAQTEEQEFRAIYGLDVVVIPTNKEMIRIDHPDVIYKTEEAKFKAVVDDIVEHHKKGQPVLVGTITIEKSEKLSNMLKKLGIKHQVLNAKYHEKEAEIIAQAGRKGAVTIATNMAGRGTDIILGGNPEFLAKKKMVEEGYAPDVISEASGYGPLNSEELIKARERYQELLNEIKKETEKEHEEVVKLGGLYIIGTERHESRRIDNQLRGRAGRQGDPGESRFYISLEDDLMRLFGSERIKNMMNSLGIEDDQPIEHKILTKQIEQAQKKVEGINFDVRKNVLEYDDVMNKQREIIYKERRKVLEGEDLRQYILDMVKDIIKRNVEIYTAGSKYPEEWDIDGLLNHLYDLFLEKDSVVIDVDYGRLDKEMLTDIIYEEAVRQYEKKEQQIGPQMREIERVVLLKVVDTRWMDHIDEMDQLRQGIGLRAYGQVDPVIEYKKIGFDMFEDLVNSIQEDTVKFLYHIEIRNDNMPHREQVAKPVATNQSGNDEPKKPIVKKKKVGRNDPCPCGSGKKYKKCCGANL, translated from the coding sequence ATGTTAGGAGTTTTAGAGAAGATATTTGGCAGTTACAGTGAGAGAGAAGTAAAGAGGATCGAACCGATAGCAGATGAGGTTTTGTCATATGAGGAAGAGATGTCAAAGCTTTCTGATGATGAATTAAGAGGAAAAACACAGGAATTTAAGGATAGACTGAAAAATGGTGAAACACTTGATGATATATTGCCAGAGGCATTTGCAGTTGTAAGAGAAGCAGCTTGGAGAACTCTAAAGATGAAACATTTTAGGGTTCAGATAATAGGCGGTATAGTATTGCATCAAGGCAGGATAGCAGAGATGAAGACAGGCGAAGGAAAAACGCTTGTTGCGACATTACCTGCTTATTTAAATGCCCTTGAAGGGAAAGGGGTTCACATTGTTACAGTCAATGACTACCTTGCAAAAAGAGACAGAGACTGGATGGGGAAGATCTACGAATTCCTCGGTATGAGCGTTGGTGTGATTCTTCACGACATGGACTCTGAAGAGAGAAAAAAGGCTTATGCTGCTGATATAACGTATGGTACAAATAATGAATTTGGCTTTGATTATTTAAGGGACAACATGGTTATCTATAAAGAAGAGATGGTGCAGAGGCATCTAAATTACGCTATTGTTGACGAAGTAGATAGCATATTGATAGATGAGGCTAGGACACCTCTTATTATTTCTGGTGTAGGAGAAAAATCAACAGACCTTTATAAAAGGGCAGATACTTTTGTAAGGACGCTAAAAAATGAGGAAGATTATACGATTGATGAAAAAGCACGGGCAGTAAGCTTGACTGAAAAAGGTATTGAAAAGGCTGAAAGATTTTTTAATTTGGCCAATTTAGCAGATCTTGAAAATATAGAAATTTCACACAATATAAATCAGGCATTGAAAGCACATGCCATAATGAAGAGAGACAAGGACTATGTTGTAAAAGATGGAGAAGTTATAATAGTTGATGAGTTTACTGGAAGATTAATGTTTGGTAGAAGATACAGCGAAGGGTTGCATCAGGCAATAGAAGCAAAAGAAGGCGTTAAAGTAGAGAGAGAAAGCAAGACTCTTGCTACAATTACATTTCAGAATTATTTCAGGATGTACGACAAGTTATCTGGTATGACTGGTACTGCTCAGACGGAAGAGCAGGAATTTAGGGCGATATACGGACTTGATGTTGTTGTAATCCCCACAAACAAAGAGATGATACGAATAGACCATCCTGACGTGATATATAAGACAGAAGAAGCAAAATTTAAAGCGGTTGTTGATGATATAGTTGAGCATCACAAAAAAGGTCAGCCTGTGCTTGTAGGCACTATTACTATAGAAAAGTCAGAAAAGCTAAGCAATATGCTTAAAAAGCTGGGCATAAAGCATCAGGTATTAAATGCCAAGTACCATGAAAAAGAAGCTGAGATAATTGCACAGGCAGGACGAAAAGGTGCTGTCACCATTGCTACAAATATGGCTGGACGTGGTACGGATATCATTTTAGGTGGTAATCCGGAATTTTTAGCCAAGAAGAAGATGGTAGAAGAGGGCTATGCTCCGGATGTTATATCTGAGGCATCAGGGTATGGCCCTCTAAACAGCGAAGAATTGATAAAGGCCAGAGAGAGATACCAAGAGCTTTTAAATGAGATAAAGAAGGAGACGGAAAAAGAGCACGAAGAGGTCGTAAAGCTTGGCGGGCTTTATATAATAGGCACTGAAAGGCACGAATCCAGAAGGATAGACAATCAGTTAAGAGGACGTGCTGGACGACAAGGCGATCCTGGTGAGTCTAGATTTTATATTTCCCTTGAAGATGATCTTATGAGGCTTTTTGGCTCTGAGAGAATCAAAAATATGATGAATTCGCTAGGTATAGAAGATGACCAACCAATTGAGCACAAGATATTGACTAAGCAGATAGAACAGGCACAGAAGAAAGTTGAAGGCATAAACTTCGACGTCAGAAAGAATGTCCTTGAGTACGATGATGTGATGAATAAGCAGAGGGAGATAATATACAAAGAGAGAAGAAAAGTATTAGAAGGCGAAGATTTAAGACAGTACATCCTTGATATGGTAAAAGATATTATAAAAAGAAATGTGGAGATATACACAGCAGGAAGCAAATATCCAGAAGAATGGGATATAGATGGATTGTTAAACCATTTGTACGATTTATTCCTTGAAAAAGACAGCGTAGTAATAGATGTTGACTACGGAAGGCTTGATAAGGAGATGCTTACAGATATAATCTATGAAGAAGCTGTAAGGCAGTATGAGAAGAAAGAGCAGCAAATAGGTCCACAGATGAGGGAAATCGAAAGAGTCGTCCTCTTAAAAGTAGTCGATACAAGGTGGATGGATCACATCGATGAAATGGACCAGCTCCGCCAAGGTATAGGTTTGAGAGCTTACGGTCAGGTAGATCCTGTAATTGAGTACAAGAAGATTGGCTTTGATATGTTTGAGGATTTGGTTAACTCCATTCAGGAGGATACAGTAAAATTCCTGTATCATATAGAAATAAGGAATGACAATATGCCACATAGAGAGCAGGTGGCGAAACCTGTTGCGACAAATCAAAGCGGCAACGATGAACCTAAGAAGCCAATCGTTAAGAAGAAAAAAGTTGGAAGAAATGATCCATGTCCATGCGGCAGCGGAAAGAAGTACAAAAAATGCTGCGGCGCTAATCTTTAA
- a CDS encoding bacteriohemerythrin encodes MIKWRQSLSVGIDVIDEEHKELFKRVNDVFDACMKQQGQEKIYEILGFLKEYTVKHFGDEEKLLEKYKYPELPQHKKLHEKFVNDIKEIEDDVKENGVSVSIITTLNRKLVDWLINHISKVDKKYGEYIKAHPID; translated from the coding sequence ATGATAAAATGGAGACAATCCTTGTCAGTCGGTATTGACGTGATAGATGAGGAGCATAAAGAGCTATTTAAGAGAGTCAATGATGTTTTCGATGCCTGCATGAAGCAGCAGGGGCAGGAAAAAATCTATGAGATACTGGGATTTCTAAAAGAGTACACAGTAAAACATTTTGGAGACGAAGAAAAACTTCTTGAGAAGTACAAATATCCAGAATTACCTCAGCATAAAAAACTTCATGAGAAGTTCGTAAACGACATAAAAGAGATAGAAGATGATGTAAAAGAAAATGGCGTAAGCGTGTCAATAATCACTACTTTAAACCGCAAGTTAGTCGATTGGCTTATAAATCATATAAGCAAAGTAGATAAAAAATACGGTGAATACATAAAAGCACATCCTATTGATTGA
- a CDS encoding transcription repressor NadR, translated as MNSSDRREKIKEILKNTKEPIKGTYLASMMDVTRQVIVQDIAILRAEGLKVLSTPQGYLLDATEKNRYKKVIACKHYFDRTEEELNIIVDNGGKVLDVIVEHPYYGELKGLLMLSSRYDVEKFMECIKDGKALLLSSLTEGVHLHTIEADSNETLERIERELRRKEFLIG; from the coding sequence ATGAATTCGTCAGACAGAAGAGAAAAAATCAAGGAAATACTTAAAAACACAAAGGAGCCGATTAAAGGCACTTATCTTGCATCTATGATGGATGTCACAAGACAGGTAATTGTCCAGGATATAGCAATATTACGGGCGGAAGGTCTAAAGGTTTTGTCAACACCGCAAGGCTATTTACTGGATGCGACAGAAAAGAATAGATATAAAAAAGTAATAGCATGCAAGCATTATTTTGACAGAACGGAAGAGGAGCTAAATATCATTGTAGACAATGGTGGGAAGGTATTAGATGTGATTGTAGAGCATCCTTACTATGGAGAGCTAAAAGGACTTCTGATGCTTTCTTCAAGGTACGACGTAGAGAAATTTATGGAGTGCATAAAAGACGGCAAAGCATTGCTCTTGTCTTCGCTTACAGAAGGCGTTCATTTGCATACAATTGAAGCAGATTCCAATGAAACTTTGGAGAGAATTGAAAGAGAGCTTAGAAGAAAAGAATTTTTAATAGGGTAA
- a CDS encoding DUF5317 domain-containing protein — MIFDSLGASFIYGFLIRRGKLSGIADIDIKKPIFFVLGFALEFGVLNLTDKYPIIMTYRAYIHFLDYLMLFIGLWYNRQNKYMKVIAIGIILNFIVIFVNGGRMPVSINALNAAGISYLVPELQKNVIPTHQAMTAATKLKFLSDILYLPKPYPLPKTFSIGDLFIATGIFLMVSNAMIKASKKVKI, encoded by the coding sequence ATGATTTTTGATTCTCTTGGGGCTTCATTTATATACGGATTTTTAATAAGAAGAGGAAAATTAAGCGGTATAGCCGATATAGACATAAAGAAGCCTATTTTTTTTGTTTTAGGATTTGCATTGGAGTTTGGAGTTCTTAATTTGACAGATAAGTATCCGATAATAATGACATATAGAGCATATATACATTTTCTGGATTACCTTATGCTTTTTATTGGTTTGTGGTACAATAGGCAAAACAAGTACATGAAAGTAATAGCTATTGGTATCATCTTAAATTTCATTGTAATTTTTGTAAATGGAGGAAGAATGCCCGTCTCTATAAATGCTCTTAATGCAGCAGGCATCAGCTATTTGGTACCTGAACTGCAAAAAAATGTAATTCCGACGCATCAAGCTATGACAGCAGCAACAAAACTTAAATTTTTAAGTGACATTCTTTATCTTCCAAAACCGTATCCACTTCCTAAGACATTTAGCATAGGCGACCTATTTATAGCAACTGGGATTTTTCTGATGGTTTCAAATGCCATGATAAAAGCTTCGAAAAAAGTAAAAATATGA
- a CDS encoding HD-GYP domain-containing protein, which produces MLSKKLILYITFIIISGLSLIGYSILNVNLQHISNVVILIIFSAICESLPIYINSNVSVSVAYAVDLMAILLFGPLEGAIIASIGNLLLIRNVNGEIKCALNIPYYKTLFNISQISISVFMAGLVYKYLGGVPGQYIYPKYVGVAIVASAVYYLFNSGIVAILLSLLIKKPFLSVWLMDFKWGTINFLFLAFIGILMASAFIKYGYIALVVFFIPLLMVRYMFKLYMDLKQSYYDTINALTKALEAKDRYTLGHSKSVEKLAVYLCREAGFSEAHTEMVRIAALLHDVGKIGIVENILNKPGKLSKEEYDYIKQHPVSGYEILKDVPFLKNVRYWVRYHHEWYNGNGYPDGISGRQIPLEAEILSVADVFDALVSDRPYRNAYTREEAYKIIVDSEGTQFSPRVIRLFKRAYEKNKEDFKHDF; this is translated from the coding sequence ATTTTGAGTAAAAAGTTAATCTTATACATAACGTTTATTATAATAAGCGGACTTTCGCTCATAGGATATTCTATATTGAATGTTAATTTACAACATATTAGTAATGTTGTTATTTTAATAATTTTTTCAGCTATTTGTGAATCTCTGCCAATATATATAAATAGCAATGTTTCGGTTTCTGTTGCTTATGCAGTGGATTTAATGGCTATACTATTATTTGGTCCTCTAGAAGGCGCAATAATAGCATCTATAGGTAATTTACTTTTGATTAGAAATGTTAATGGGGAAATAAAATGTGCATTAAATATACCATATTATAAAACTCTGTTTAATATTTCGCAAATATCTATTAGTGTTTTTATGGCTGGATTGGTTTATAAATATTTGGGGGGTGTTCCCGGACAATACATATATCCTAAATATGTTGGTGTAGCAATAGTTGCTTCGGCTGTTTATTATTTATTTAATTCAGGTATAGTAGCTATACTTTTATCACTTTTAATAAAAAAGCCTTTTTTATCGGTTTGGCTAATGGATTTTAAGTGGGGAACAATCAATTTTCTATTTCTAGCATTTATAGGTATTTTGATGGCATCAGCCTTTATAAAATATGGATATATTGCACTCGTTGTATTTTTCATACCACTTTTGATGGTAAGATATATGTTTAAACTTTATATGGATTTGAAGCAGTCGTATTATGATACAATAAACGCTCTTACAAAAGCATTGGAAGCAAAAGACAGGTATACTTTGGGACACTCAAAAAGTGTTGAGAAATTAGCTGTATATCTTTGCAGGGAAGCTGGATTCAGTGAAGCACATACGGAAATGGTGCGTATCGCTGCTCTTTTGCATGATGTAGGTAAAATAGGCATAGTAGAAAATATTTTAAATAAACCTGGTAAGCTTTCAAAAGAAGAGTACGATTATATAAAACAGCACCCAGTCAGCGGGTACGAGATATTGAAGGATGTACCTTTTTTAAAAAATGTAAGATATTGGGTAAGGTATCATCATGAGTGGTACAACGGAAATGGCTATCCTGACGGCATAAGCGGAAGACAGATACCGCTGGAGGCTGAGATACTTTCTGTTGCTGATGTTTTTGACGCTCTTGTATCTGACAGACCATACCGAAACGCGTATACAAGAGAAGAAGCGTACAAAATCATTGTCGACAGCGAAGGGACACAGTTTAGTCCAAGAGTGATAAGACTCTTTAAGAGAGCATACGAAAAGAACAAGGAGGATTTTAAGCATGATTTTTGA
- the hpf gene encoding ribosome hibernation-promoting factor, HPF/YfiA family: protein MRISVSGRNGMMITDGLRNAALRSLNKVEKFFTEDTEARVVLSVQKNNQIAEVTIPFKGMIFRAEEVSDDMYASIDNVVDKLEKQILKYKTKLKNNFAVESIRFDVQQDYIKNDLSEETEFEVVKTKRFPVKPMSVQEAILQMNLLGHNFFVFTNSDTDDFTVVYKRKDGRYGLIEPTI from the coding sequence ATGAGGATATCAGTAAGCGGGAGAAATGGAATGATGATAACAGACGGGTTAAGAAATGCAGCATTGAGAAGCTTAAACAAAGTTGAGAAGTTTTTTACGGAAGACACAGAAGCGCGAGTAGTATTGAGTGTTCAAAAGAATAATCAGATTGCAGAGGTTACGATACCTTTTAAGGGAATGATATTTAGAGCTGAAGAAGTAAGTGATGATATGTATGCATCTATAGATAACGTTGTTGATAAGCTTGAAAAACAAATACTCAAGTACAAGACGAAATTAAAAAATAATTTTGCTGTAGAATCGATTAGATTTGACGTTCAGCAGGATTACATAAAAAATGATTTATCAGAAGAAACTGAGTTTGAGGTAGTTAAGACAAAAAGATTCCCTGTAAAGCCTATGTCTGTGCAGGAAGCTATACTGCAGATGAATTTACTGGGTCATAATTTCTTTGTTTTTACAAATTCTGATACAGATGATTTTACGGTTGTGTATAAGAGAAAAGATGGCAGATATGGCTTAATAGAGCCAACGATATGA
- a CDS encoding amino acid ABC transporter ATP-binding protein encodes MIRVDNLHKNFGNLEVLKGVSLEVKKGEVLVIIGPSGSGKSTILRCINLLEEPTKGDIYIEGEKINDKKADINKIRQKVGMVFQHFNLFPNMTAIDNITLAPVKVKKMDKKDAEDIAIKLLKKVGLEDKRDSYPVKLSGGQKQRLAIARALAMQPDVMLFDEPTSALDPEMVKEVLNVMKELANEGMTMIVVTHEMGFAREVADRVIFVDDGVIVEEGTPKEVFENPKSPRTREFFSKIL; translated from the coding sequence GTGATACGCGTTGATAACCTCCATAAAAATTTTGGTAATTTAGAAGTGCTAAAAGGTGTTAGTTTGGAAGTGAAAAAAGGTGAAGTTTTGGTCATCATTGGCCCAAGTGGCTCAGGGAAAAGTACAATACTAAGATGTATAAATCTATTGGAGGAGCCTACAAAAGGCGATATATACATCGAAGGCGAAAAAATCAACGATAAAAAGGCCGACATAAATAAGATAAGGCAAAAGGTAGGTATGGTTTTTCAACATTTTAACTTATTTCCAAATATGACAGCCATCGATAATATCACATTAGCGCCTGTAAAGGTAAAAAAGATGGATAAAAAAGACGCAGAAGATATTGCAATTAAGCTTCTAAAAAAAGTTGGACTTGAGGATAAAAGGGATTCTTATCCTGTTAAGCTGTCAGGAGGGCAGAAGCAGAGGCTTGCGATCGCTAGAGCACTGGCTATGCAGCCTGATGTGATGCTGTTTGATGAACCAACATCGGCATTGGATCCAGAAATGGTAAAGGAAGTCTTAAATGTCATGAAGGAATTGGCAAATGAAGGAATGACCATGATAGTGGTAACACATGAGATGGGATTTGCAAGAGAAGTTGCCGATAGAGTTATATTTGTGGATGACGGCGTAATTGTTGAGGAAGGAACACCAAAGGAAGTATTTGAAAATCCAAAGAGCCCCAGGACGAGAGAGTTTTTCAGCAAAATATTGTAG
- a CDS encoding amino acid ABC transporter permease: MNLDFSSMPQYTQLFINGVIMTIELTLISVAIGAVLGLIVALMKMSSVKVISFIGSAYVEIIRGTPLLVQILIIYNGLPQFGIKFPGFVVGIIALSMNSAGYVAEIIRSGIQAVDPGQMEASRSLGMSHSMAMRYVIIPQAIKNILPALGNEFVVMLKESSIVSVIGFADLTRQAEIVSSVTYRAFEPLIIIAAIYFIMTLVFSRLLSKFERRLRSGDTR; encoded by the coding sequence ATGAATCTTGATTTTTCAAGTATGCCACAATATACACAGCTTTTTATAAATGGCGTCATAATGACCATAGAGCTTACACTCATATCCGTTGCTATTGGTGCAGTATTGGGATTAATTGTAGCTTTGATGAAGATGTCCAGCGTGAAAGTGATTAGCTTTATTGGTTCAGCGTATGTAGAGATTATAAGAGGGACGCCTCTTCTGGTGCAGATACTTATAATATACAATGGATTGCCACAGTTTGGCATAAAATTTCCCGGATTTGTAGTAGGTATAATAGCACTATCAATGAATAGTGCTGGATATGTTGCAGAGATTATCCGCTCAGGAATACAGGCAGTTGATCCAGGGCAGATGGAGGCATCTCGCTCACTTGGAATGTCTCACAGCATGGCTATGAGGTATGTCATAATTCCCCAGGCAATAAAAAACATACTGCCAGCCCTTGGCAACGAATTTGTCGTCATGTTAAAGGAGTCATCTATAGTATCTGTAATAGGCTTTGCAGATCTTACAAGACAAGCAGAAATAGTATCAAGTGTGACTTATAGGGCTTTTGAACCCCTTATAATAATAGCTGCTATATATTTCATAATGACACTAGTATTTTCAAGGCTATTAAGCAAGTTTGAAAGGAGGTTGAGGTCCGGTGATACGCGTTGA
- a CDS encoding basic amino acid ABC transporter substrate-binding protein, translated as MKKVLIISLSLIVMLSIILSGCSKQSTLSRVKKSGVIVMGTSADFPPFEFHKVVNGKDTIMGFDVDLANAIAKKLGVKLEIKDMDFTGLIPALQSGQIDMAIAGMNATPDRKKNVDFSDEYYNSEQVLVVKSSSSINNLKDLNGKTVAVQLGTTSDDAAKKIKGINLNELNRLGDAFLSLENGRVDAILMESTIANAYLKEYKDMKMLHVKEINEAVPGYSVAVAKGNQDLVNQINSVIKELKDSGEYGKMLNKWMGK; from the coding sequence ATGAAAAAAGTTCTAATCATATCATTATCGCTGATAGTTATGTTATCTATCATTTTAAGTGGATGCTCAAAGCAATCTACATTAAGCAGAGTCAAAAAATCGGGCGTCATTGTGATGGGCACAAGTGCGGATTTTCCACCATTTGAATTTCACAAGGTTGTCAACGGAAAAGATACCATAATGGGCTTTGATGTAGATTTGGCAAATGCTATTGCAAAAAAATTAGGTGTAAAACTTGAGATAAAAGACATGGACTTTACAGGATTGATACCAGCTTTACAAAGCGGACAGATTGATATGGCTATTGCAGGCATGAATGCAACACCAGATAGAAAGAAGAACGTCGATTTCTCAGATGAATATTACAATTCAGAGCAGGTTTTAGTTGTCAAAAGCTCCAGTTCAATAAATAATCTAAAAGACTTAAATGGAAAGACTGTTGCGGTACAGCTAGGTACTACATCTGATGATGCAGCAAAGAAGATAAAAGGGATAAACTTAAATGAATTAAATCGTCTAGGTGATGCATTTCTTTCATTGGAAAATGGTAGAGTCGATGCTATATTGATGGAAAGCACAATAGCAAATGCGTATTTAAAAGAGTATAAAGACATGAAAATGCTTCACGTTAAAGAGATAAATGAAGCAGTACCCGGATATTCTGTTGCTGTCGCTAAAGGAAATCAAGATTTGGTAAATCAAATAAACAGTGTGATAAAAGAACTTAAAGATAGCGGTGAATATGGCAAGATGTTAAACAAATGGATGGGAAAATAG
- a CDS encoding zinc-ribbon domain-containing protein, with the protein MYQDKTLVCKDCGAEFVWTAGEQEFYAQKGFQNAPVRCKACRDAKKQRNNQFNSRRGRAAGANK; encoded by the coding sequence ATGTATCAAGACAAGACATTGGTCTGCAAAGACTGTGGAGCAGAGTTTGTGTGGACTGCCGGTGAACAAGAATTTTATGCACAAAAGGGTTTTCAAAACGCACCAGTAAGGTGCAAAGCATGTAGAGATGCTAAGAAGCAGAGGAACAATCAGTTTAACTCCAGAAGAGGAAGAGCTGCTGGAGCAAATAAGTAA
- the flgN gene encoding flagellar export chaperone FlgN yields MISDVKKLIELAEDKLKYLNDMLLLNNELNKAINSQNLDDIKSILGRKQDIINNIDKIDKEFIPMYNLYKKVNRIDSIFNTPNNNAEKSVLKGILIEIRSTLERIKDVEDKNIEDINSAFKNLEDKLSDLSKGKKGYIEYLKYYTPGSYFVDKKR; encoded by the coding sequence ATGATTAGTGATGTAAAAAAGCTTATAGAGTTAGCTGAAGATAAATTAAAATATCTAAATGACATGCTTTTATTAAATAATGAGTTAAATAAAGCAATAAATTCCCAAAATCTTGATGATATAAAAAGCATATTGGGAAGAAAGCAAGACATTATAAATAATATTGATAAAATAGACAAGGAATTTATACCAATGTATAATTTATACAAAAAAGTAAATAGGATTGATAGCATTTTTAATACACCTAATAATAACGCAGAAAAAAGCGTATTAAAAGGAATATTAATTGAAATAAGGTCAACTCTCGAGAGGATAAAAGATGTAGAAGATAAAAATATTGAAGATATAAATAGTGCTTTTAAAAATCTTGAAGATAAGTTAAGCGACTTATCTAAAGGGAAAAAAGGATACATAGAATATTTAAAGTACTATACACCCGGCAGCTATTTTGTAGACAAAAAACGTTGA
- the fliS gene encoding flagellar export chaperone FliS, with the protein MFDPYLEYKRNSIMTASPEELVMMLYNGIIRFVNEAKQAIDDKNIERAHNSITRAQDIVLELMSTLDMKYDISKNLYSIYDYISRRLIEANLKKDKVALDEVESLISDLKDTWGKAMDKVRAKVYSKG; encoded by the coding sequence ATGTTTGATCCGTATTTAGAATACAAACGGAATTCCATAATGACAGCAAGTCCGGAAGAACTGGTTATGATGCTCTATAATGGTATTATTCGCTTTGTGAATGAAGCGAAACAAGCAATAGATGATAAAAATATCGAAAGAGCCCATAACAGCATAACAAGAGCACAGGATATCGTATTGGAACTTATGTCAACTCTTGATATGAAATATGATATATCAAAAAATCTATACAGTATATATGACTATATATCAAGAAGGCTCATAGAAGCAAATTTAAAAAAAGATAAAGTTGCTTTGGATGAAGTAGAATCATTGATAAGTGACCTTAAAGATACATGGGGGAAAGCGATGGATAAAGTTCGAGCAAAAGTTTATTCAAAAGGTTGA